The following coding sequences lie in one Thermodesulforhabdaceae bacterium genomic window:
- a CDS encoding type IV pilus twitching motility protein PilT — protein sequence MAKIDAFFKLMHEYNASDLHLVAGQQPVLRIHGDLERVKYKVLDNDDLRAMLYEITPEEKIKEFEETGDVDFAYEIPGLGRYRANYYMHKDGIAAAFREIPQEIKTVDELGLPPILKRLALLPRGLVLVTGPTGSGKSTTLAAIIDEANRLRKDHIITIEDPIEFVHTSKSCVISHREVGTHTRSFAKALRAALREDPDIILVGEMRDLETMRLALEAAATGHLVFSTLHTEYASKTVNRIIEVFPTDEQEQIRQMLADAIRAVVSQTLLKRSDKPGRTAAVEILVATHGVRAMIREKKTQHILSAIQTGKKYGMQSLDDSIMEHLQAGRISPQEAYLKCANKEMFRPFLTEAPVDFTEVV from the coding sequence ATGGCGAAAATTGATGCGTTTTTCAAGCTTATGCATGAATATAACGCTTCGGATCTTCATCTGGTTGCGGGACAGCAGCCGGTTCTTCGAATTCACGGCGATCTTGAACGAGTAAAATATAAGGTGCTGGATAACGACGATCTTCGAGCTATGCTTTATGAAATAACGCCGGAGGAGAAAATAAAGGAATTTGAAGAAACGGGTGACGTTGACTTTGCTTATGAAATTCCGGGATTGGGACGATACAGAGCAAACTACTACATGCATAAAGACGGCATTGCTGCAGCCTTCAGAGAGATTCCTCAGGAGATTAAGACGGTCGACGAGCTTGGTTTGCCTCCCATACTTAAGCGGTTAGCTTTACTTCCTCGAGGGCTTGTTCTGGTTACCGGTCCCACAGGTAGTGGAAAATCTACCACTCTCGCTGCAATCATAGATGAAGCTAACCGCCTCAGGAAAGATCATATCATAACGATTGAAGACCCTATAGAATTTGTTCATACAAGTAAAAGCTGTGTAATTAGTCATAGAGAAGTTGGAACTCATACACGATCTTTTGCTAAAGCCCTTCGTGCTGCGCTTAGAGAAGACCCGGACATAATACTTGTTGGTGAAATGAGAGATTTAGAGACAATGAGACTGGCTCTAGAAGCAGCTGCTACCGGTCACCTTGTCTTTTCCACACTTCACACAGAGTATGCTTCCAAGACGGTGAATAGAATTATCGAAGTATTTCCAACTGATGAACAGGAACAGATAAGACAAATGTTAGCGGACGCTATAAGAGCTGTAGTATCACAAACTCTTCTTAAAAGATCTGACAAACCTGGTCGTACCGCCGCCGTGGAAATACTTGTTGCTACTCACGGTGTTAGAGCCATGATTCGAGAAAAGAAGACCCAGCATATTCTTTCAGCTATTCAGACAGGGAAAAAATACGGTATGCAAAGCCTGGACGATTCAATTATGGAGCATCTTCAGGCAGGACGGATTTCTCCTCAGGAGGCTTATCTTAAGTGCGCAAATAAAGAAATGTTCCGTCCTTTCCTGACAGAAGCTCCTGTGGATTTTACGGAAGTAGTATAG
- a CDS encoding metallophosphoesterase family protein has translation MALSRTVTIPYRHIFAIGDIHGQVRRLRELLNEIPCDLSQDLLVFLGDYIDRGPGSRYVVEMVLELQRQSDRVICLRGNHEQMFLDFLNGADPLIFLFNGGRATLESYGYEEDEEGQYEVFVPFSHIDFFESLPCMVETDQYIFVHAGIRPGVPLSEQTEEDLLWIRHEFIFAPSGLEKKVIFGHTPFYEPLVMEDKIGIDTGAGYGRKLTCIQLPEEIFYWVR, from the coding sequence ATGGCTCTTTCGAGAACGGTAACAATCCCTTACCGGCACATTTTCGCTATAGGAGATATTCATGGTCAGGTTAGAAGACTAAGAGAACTGCTTAACGAAATTCCCTGCGATTTGTCTCAAGATTTGTTGGTTTTTCTTGGGGACTACATCGATCGTGGTCCCGGATCGAGATATGTGGTTGAGATGGTGCTGGAGCTGCAGCGGCAGAGTGATCGAGTGATATGTCTCAGAGGAAACCACGAGCAGATGTTTCTGGATTTTCTTAATGGAGCAGATCCTCTAATTTTTCTTTTCAATGGTGGTCGGGCGACGCTCGAAAGTTACGGCTATGAGGAGGACGAAGAAGGGCAGTATGAAGTTTTCGTGCCGTTTAGCCATATAGACTTTTTTGAGTCTCTACCTTGTATGGTGGAAACTGACCAATATATATTTGTTCATGCAGGAATTCGTCCTGGAGTGCCATTAAGCGAACAAACAGAGGAAGATCTTCTCTGGATCCGTCATGAATTTATTTTTGCACCTTCTGGGCTAGAAAAGAAAGTTATCTTTGGACATACTCCTTTTTATGAGCCACTTGTTATGGAAGACAAAATTGGTATTGATACTGGAGCCGGCTACGGCAGGAAGCTTACCTGCATTCAGCTTCCGGAGGAGATTTTTTATTGGGTGCGATAG
- a CDS encoding HI0074 family nucleotidyltransferase substrate-binding subunit, translating into MGRLEKLISDFARALTRLDESVSKTEQYKLTGEYSFYRDSSIQRFEFTFEIFWKTLRAFLERDGIICRSPRSCIREFFSLGLISEEEIQILFRMLEDRNLTVHTYLEEIAEEIYSRLGEYVGLLKDIKGKIESYK; encoded by the coding sequence ATGGGTAGACTTGAAAAGCTAATTAGCGACTTTGCCAGAGCGCTAACAAGGCTGGATGAATCCGTTTCTAAAACTGAGCAATATAAATTAACGGGGGAGTATTCTTTTTATCGAGACTCGTCGATTCAAAGATTTGAGTTTACATTTGAAATTTTCTGGAAAACGTTGAGGGCCTTTCTGGAGAGAGATGGTATCATTTGCAGGTCTCCCAGGAGCTGTATAAGAGAGTTTTTTAGCCTGGGGCTCATATCTGAAGAAGAGATACAAATTCTGTTTAGAATGCTTGAAGATAGAAACCTCACTGTTCATACTTATTTGGAAGAAATTGCGGAAGAGATCTACTCACGTTTAGGCGAATATGTGGGGCTGCTCAAAGATATTAAGGGAAAAATAGAGTCATATAAGTGA
- the thiL gene encoding thiamine-phosphate kinase has protein sequence MEETVKTLADVGEFGFIEILRSKFPVSTHSGIIVGIGDDVAVIDVGTSEYLLVTCDAQIGDVHFPVELISPYDLGCRIVEVNASDVAAMGGMPRWALVGLNVPAHTSLKFLEEFYAGVGDSLSHMEAHLVGGNCARTKQELVIDLFLVGSVPKNQLIKRRGASAGDIVFVTGTLGKARAGLEVVLEKEIAANIDKNIIDQARRLFFRPKARIIEGRRLAQSRCVTAMIDISDGLLQDIGHLARENQLDVVLDISKIPVDPICEEIAKIKGVDPLLWALTGGEDYELLFAVPEKQVSKLMEQDFRFETETPITSIGFFLEGSGRVFLRDRDGKTIPSEVFISKGGWDHFRGGKA, from the coding sequence ATGGAAGAAACAGTAAAGACTCTTGCCGATGTAGGCGAATTTGGATTTATTGAGATTCTACGCTCGAAGTTCCCTGTATCAACCCATTCGGGGATCATTGTTGGTATTGGTGACGATGTGGCGGTTATAGATGTTGGAACATCGGAATATCTTCTTGTAACCTGTGATGCCCAGATAGGAGATGTTCACTTCCCGGTTGAGCTCATTTCACCATATGACCTGGGATGTCGTATAGTCGAAGTTAATGCAAGCGATGTGGCGGCTATGGGGGGAATGCCGAGGTGGGCTCTTGTAGGGCTTAATGTGCCTGCCCATACTTCATTAAAATTTCTTGAAGAATTTTATGCTGGCGTTGGGGACTCACTTTCCCACATGGAAGCTCACCTCGTAGGCGGTAATTGCGCTCGGACAAAGCAGGAATTGGTCATAGATCTGTTTCTTGTGGGGAGTGTTCCGAAGAATCAGCTTATCAAGAGAAGAGGAGCGTCAGCTGGGGACATTGTTTTTGTTACAGGAACTCTTGGTAAAGCCAGAGCGGGACTTGAAGTAGTTTTGGAAAAAGAAATCGCCGCCAATATCGATAAGAACATTATTGATCAGGCAAGGCGGCTTTTTTTTCGACCTAAAGCTAGAATAATTGAGGGACGAAGATTGGCTCAGTCCCGCTGTGTAACGGCTATGATAGATATCAGTGACGGCTTGCTTCAGGATATTGGTCACCTGGCTAGGGAAAACCAGCTGGATGTTGTTCTGGATATTTCGAAAATTCCAGTAGATCCGATTTGCGAAGAAATTGCGAAAATTAAGGGAGTTGATCCCCTGTTGTGGGCTCTTACTGGTGGAGAAGACTATGAATTGCTTTTTGCTGTGCCCGAAAAGCAGGTTTCTAAGTTGATGGAACAGGATTTTCGTTTTGAGACTGAAACCCCAATTACTTCAATAGGCTTTTTTTTAGAAGGTTCGGGCAGAGTTTTTTTGAGAGACCGTGATGGGAAAACAATACCTTCGGAAGTTTTTATATCTAAAGGTGGTTGGGATCATTTTAGAGGTGGAAAGGCGTGA
- the thiE gene encoding thiamine phosphate synthase produces MKSFDVDWSLYLVTDRTIVGNRSLIKSVEDALRGGVTVVQYREKLASTRVMVEEATELLKICRSYNALFLVNDRIDVALAVDADGVHLGQDDMPPAIARRILGSGKIIGLTVHNEEELVEAERYDIDYLSFAPVFATTTKPDHKTPLGIEGVASLASKAHLPCVAIGGIKEHHVEMLAGTGIKGICVVSAILGSENPEESARRLKALWKKQ; encoded by the coding sequence ATGAAGTCTTTCGATGTGGATTGGAGCTTATACCTTGTAACTGATAGAACCATTGTAGGTAACCGATCCTTGATCAAATCCGTTGAGGATGCTCTAAGAGGTGGTGTAACGGTTGTTCAGTATCGGGAAAAGCTGGCTTCAACTCGAGTAATGGTAGAAGAAGCTACGGAACTTCTGAAAATCTGCCGTTCTTACAATGCGCTCTTTCTGGTGAACGATCGAATTGATGTAGCTCTGGCTGTTGATGCTGATGGGGTTCATTTGGGGCAGGATGATATGCCCCCTGCTATCGCCCGCCGCATTCTTGGATCCGGAAAGATCATTGGGCTTACGGTCCATAACGAAGAGGAACTCGTGGAAGCAGAACGCTACGATATAGATTATCTCTCTTTTGCACCAGTTTTTGCTACCACCACAAAGCCAGATCACAAAACTCCTTTGGGTATAGAAGGAGTGGCATCGTTGGCTTCGAAGGCTCATCTGCCCTGTGTGGCTATTGGAGGCATTAAAGAGCATCACGTGGAGATGCTTGCAGGAACTGGTATAAAAGGCATATGTGTTGTGTCGGCTATACTGGGTTCAGAAAATCCTGAAGAATCGGCTCGAAGGCTTAAAGCTCTATGGAAGAAACAGTAA
- a CDS encoding PilT/PilU family type 4a pilus ATPase, with protein sequence MKREDLDFLLSKILDDYPHLSDINFTVGHPPQAEVDGVLRPVLLEFGIRELAPYHTEQIALALIGGNRRLIQHLITHGSADLSYSIPGKARFRVNVFSQQGHFSVVMRQLPTRVPSIDEMGLPSILKEVAKEKNGIVIVTGATGSGKSTTLATILHEINLHFPVHVITLEDPVEFMHKPIRATFNQRELGIDFDTYANGLRAALRQAPKVILVGEMRDRETAEIALTACETGHLVFTTLHTIDVGHTVNRLIGMFELDEERLIRIRLAESLRWIISQRLLPKVGGGRIAAFEIMGSDLRVREAIVHGEAEGRTFYDMMEQKRPFGWTTFDAWILDLYKDGLITEETAIAYASQRAVVKRGIDNIKAARGEKTTDIEGLRLDVDYSRRIIR encoded by the coding sequence ATGAAAAGAGAGGATCTAGATTTTTTGCTGTCTAAGATTTTGGATGATTATCCTCACCTCTCAGATATCAACTTTACCGTTGGCCATCCTCCTCAGGCAGAAGTGGATGGGGTGCTCAGACCGGTCCTTCTTGAATTTGGCATACGTGAACTTGCTCCTTATCACACGGAACAAATAGCCCTGGCTCTCATTGGAGGAAATCGTCGTTTAATCCAGCATCTTATTACCCATGGTTCTGCTGATCTTTCATACTCCATCCCCGGTAAGGCTCGATTTCGTGTAAACGTTTTTTCTCAACAGGGGCATTTTTCCGTTGTTATGAGACAACTTCCTACTCGTGTTCCATCCATAGATGAGATGGGGCTTCCATCAATTCTTAAAGAAGTGGCAAAGGAAAAAAACGGCATAGTGATTGTAACCGGTGCAACCGGAAGTGGTAAATCAACGACTTTGGCGACCATTCTCCACGAAATAAATCTTCATTTTCCGGTGCACGTAATCACTCTTGAAGATCCTGTGGAATTTATGCACAAACCCATAAGAGCAACCTTTAACCAGCGCGAATTAGGAATAGACTTCGACACTTATGCTAATGGCCTTCGAGCTGCTCTCCGTCAGGCTCCCAAGGTTATTCTTGTGGGCGAAATGCGGGATAGAGAAACGGCTGAAATTGCTCTGACTGCCTGTGAAACAGGCCATCTCGTTTTTACCACCTTACACACAATTGATGTGGGACACACGGTAAATCGTCTCATAGGCATGTTTGAACTGGATGAAGAAAGGCTCATTCGCATCCGACTTGCCGAATCTCTAAGATGGATCATTTCACAGCGCCTGCTTCCGAAGGTTGGAGGTGGACGGATTGCGGCTTTCGAAATCATGGGCTCTGACCTTAGAGTCCGTGAAGCTATTGTGCATGGTGAAGCAGAAGGCAGGACTTTCTACGATATGATGGAGCAAAAGAGACCCTTTGGTTGGACGACCTTCGACGCCTGGATTCTTGATCTCTACAAAGATGGTTTAATTACCGAGGAAACTGCCATAGCCTATGCTTCTCAAAGAGCTGTAGTAAAACGAGGTATAGATAACATTAAGGCTGCTAGAGGCGAAAAGACGACTGATATTGAAGGTCTTAGACTTGATGTGGATTATTCCAGGAGAATTATCCGATGA
- the thiD gene encoding bifunctional hydroxymethylpyrimidine kinase/phosphomethylpyrimidine kinase, with amino-acid sequence MKKICNKAVPRVMSIAGSDSGGGAGIQADLKTCSALGVYATTVITALTAQNTVAVKGIFAVDPSFVTAQIDAIMEDIGTDSAKTGMLDRKEIIQAVAEAVKRWKIEKFIVDPVMVAKSGDLLLKPDAVEALIKELFPLSYAITPNAPEAQAILSGMVIKSLSDMKDAAEQLHRLGPGYVVLKGGHVESEKVVDVLYDGKNFKIFEADRIPSRNTHGTGCTFSAALAAFLAKGEEIEDAVAKAKRYVTDAIKAGLPIGSGHGPLNHFYNCRTGEVY; translated from the coding sequence GTGAAGAAAATTTGCAATAAAGCTGTGCCCAGAGTCATGAGTATTGCGGGGTCAGATTCTGGCGGAGGGGCTGGCATTCAGGCTGATCTAAAAACCTGTTCTGCTCTCGGAGTTTACGCCACAACCGTTATTACGGCTTTAACGGCTCAAAATACTGTGGCGGTTAAGGGTATTTTTGCCGTCGATCCTTCGTTTGTTACGGCACAAATAGATGCCATTATGGAAGATATCGGCACAGATTCAGCAAAGACCGGCATGCTGGATCGAAAAGAAATAATACAAGCTGTGGCTGAAGCTGTTAAAAGATGGAAGATTGAAAAATTCATTGTGGATCCAGTTATGGTGGCGAAAAGTGGTGATTTGCTTTTGAAGCCCGATGCAGTGGAAGCTCTTATCAAAGAACTTTTTCCCCTTTCTTACGCTATCACACCTAACGCCCCGGAAGCTCAGGCGATCCTTAGCGGAATGGTTATTAAATCACTTAGTGACATGAAAGATGCAGCTGAACAACTCCACAGGCTCGGTCCCGGGTATGTTGTTCTCAAAGGGGGACATGTGGAAAGCGAAAAGGTTGTGGATGTGTTATACGATGGAAAAAATTTTAAAATTTTCGAGGCTGATCGTATTCCATCCAGAAATACTCATGGAACAGGCTGCACCTTTTCTGCAGCTCTTGCTGCGTTTCTTGCAAAGGGAGAAGAAATTGAAGATGCCGTAGCAAAGGCAAAGCGCTATGTCACTGATGCTATAAAAGCTGGCTTGCCCATCGGATCAGGACATGGTCCCCTTAATCATTTTTATAACTGTAGAACAGGTGAAGTTTACTGA
- a CDS encoding radical SAM protein, with product MIPLYREAYAKGVLQDRIRRALSWMSKCTLCPRMCKVNRLKNEQGRCLIGRYAVVASYGPHFGEESPLVGQKGSGTIFFAGCNLGCIFCQNYDISHTNDGYVVSAPQLADIMIELQRMGCHNINFVTPSHVIPQILESLPYAVEKGLEVPLVYNSSGYDRVSALKLLDGIVDIYMPDFKFWDPSLSKRWCDAEDYPERARLALKEMHRQVGDLIIENGIAKRGLLVRHLVMPGCLDDSREIIRFVAQEISPDTYINIMNQYRPMGEVLERRERDEIDMRLLRMLKHEEYLKALQIAQEFGLSRIDDRRSFLRWLFRER from the coding sequence ATGATCCCTCTTTACCGTGAAGCTTACGCTAAGGGGGTGCTCCAGGATAGAATCAGGCGAGCTCTTTCCTGGATGAGCAAGTGCACTCTGTGCCCTCGAATGTGCAAGGTTAACCGGCTCAAGAATGAGCAGGGCAGATGTCTGATTGGGAGATATGCTGTTGTAGCAAGCTACGGTCCTCATTTTGGGGAGGAATCACCCCTTGTGGGACAGAAGGGTTCAGGAACGATTTTTTTTGCTGGTTGTAACCTCGGTTGTATCTTTTGCCAGAACTACGATATAAGTCACACGAATGACGGTTATGTGGTTTCTGCTCCTCAACTTGCTGATATCATGATAGAACTTCAGCGGATGGGCTGTCATAATATAAATTTCGTTACCCCAAGTCATGTTATACCTCAAATTCTTGAAAGTCTTCCCTACGCCGTGGAGAAAGGTCTTGAAGTGCCGCTAGTGTATAATTCCAGCGGCTACGACAGAGTATCGGCTCTGAAACTTCTTGACGGTATAGTGGATATCTACATGCCGGACTTCAAATTCTGGGATCCTTCTTTGAGCAAGAGATGGTGCGATGCTGAAGATTACCCGGAACGAGCAAGATTGGCATTGAAGGAAATGCATCGTCAGGTTGGCGACCTGATCATAGAAAATGGAATTGCTAAGCGGGGACTTCTGGTAAGACATCTTGTAATGCCCGGTTGTCTGGACGACTCAAGAGAGATTATTCGATTCGTTGCTCAGGAAATTTCTCCAGATACTTACATTAACATCATGAATCAGTATCGTCCTATGGGAGAGGTCCTGGAAAGACGGGAGCGTGATGAAATAGACATGCGTCTTCTGAGGATGCTTAAACACGAGGAGTATCTTAAAGCTTTGCAGATAGCTCAAGAATTTGGACTTTCAAGAATTGATGATCGTCGGAGCTTTCTCAGATGGCTCTTTCGAGAACGGTAA
- a CDS encoding nucleotidyltransferase domain-containing protein, whose product MDIYTQKDLKEFLKSYFSQKGISVKIVLFGSRARGQNEPYSDIDLALISDADLTGELVELKGIVEESNLPYKVDIVIFEKLPPEMKEEILKEGKVWVDLKS is encoded by the coding sequence GTGGACATTTATACACAAAAGGATCTGAAAGAATTCCTGAAGTCTTATTTTAGCCAGAAAGGCATATCGGTAAAAATTGTCCTCTTTGGCTCAAGAGCAAGAGGCCAAAACGAACCTTATTCTGATATAGATCTTGCACTTATTTCAGACGCAGATTTAACAGGTGAGCTGGTAGAATTAAAAGGAATTGTAGAAGAATCTAATCTTCCCTACAAAGTTGATATTGTCATATTTGAAAAACTCCCGCCGGAAATGAAGGAAGAGATTCTTAAAGAAGGCAAAGTATGGGTAGACTTGAAAAGCTAA
- a CDS encoding MBL fold metallo-hydrolase, whose protein sequence is MKPEDLVKNVMWFGHDAICIKGSQTVFFDPYELSESAPKADIILISHEHFDHCSPQDVSKIKKPDTVIVTDKASSSKLSGDVRVVKPGDKITVKGVNIEVYPAYNVNKQFHPKNAGMLSFLVEMDGVRYYHAGDSDFIEEMKNLNVDVAFLPVSGTYVMTAQEAVEAARAIKPKVAVPMHYGSIVGSAKDAENFARALEGQIPVVILKKM, encoded by the coding sequence ATGAAACCGGAAGATTTGGTAAAAAACGTTATGTGGTTTGGGCATGATGCTATCTGCATTAAAGGGTCTCAAACCGTGTTTTTCGATCCTTATGAGCTTTCCGAATCTGCTCCCAAAGCCGATATAATTCTTATAAGCCACGAACATTTTGATCATTGCTCCCCGCAGGATGTTTCCAAAATAAAAAAACCGGATACTGTAATTGTTACCGACAAAGCCTCTTCGTCAAAGCTTTCCGGTGATGTCAGAGTAGTTAAGCCGGGGGACAAAATAACCGTAAAGGGTGTTAACATCGAAGTTTATCCTGCCTATAATGTTAACAAGCAGTTTCATCCTAAAAATGCTGGCATGCTTTCCTTTTTGGTGGAAATGGACGGAGTTCGCTACTATCATGCTGGAGATTCCGATTTCATCGAAGAGATGAAAAATCTAAACGTTGACGTAGCTTTTCTTCCTGTATCCGGAACCTATGTGATGACGGCTCAGGAAGCCGTTGAAGCAGCCAGAGCGATCAAGCCCAAAGTTGCTGTGCCAATGCATTACGGATCCATAGTAGGTTCCGCTAAAGACGCCGAGAATTTTGCCAGGGCTCTCGAAGGTCAGATTCCCGTGGTCATTCTTAAAAAAATGTAA
- the cas10 gene encoding type III-A CRISPR-associated protein Cas10/Csm1: MEVGISSTIALAALLHDVGKFAQYAVSLPEGYRERNADLYQPFWNNRYYTHSHALFTAYFLESMKNFIPEGFWNPNASTVRGVAPDSLINLAAMHHKPETPAQWVIAEADRLSSGSDRDEFTEGKAIPVSDAIKTKLIPVFEMLFSSADASRDDFSWRYQIKPIDATTIFPQKDSSEGSDEDYRKLYADFSKAFTELAHKNKPLLWLQHLDSLYRTFTSHVPAARVGNVVHDVSLYDHSRTTAALAVALYRYHEETDTLREDAVKDRNPRKFLIVSGDFYGIQSFIFSVGGEQRGRRSKLLRGRSFSVSLLTELAAHEIAKSLKLSPLSVVMSAGGKFHLIAHNTAESRKKIEKVAQKLNDWLLDVTFGESALGITYTGFSPADLLNGRFESFWKRHIEAMEEKKFRRFDLSKHGGVFKDFLDRFRNDLYRPLCPFCGKRPSEEKVENDRAIARPNERASACGICRDHIFVGTKIVKKHRVAVIDSQQGDLVAPLFGKYQLKFVDPGSTSIDLKGLNVEKFWDVNIYDNGTVPTDVTFMPVNGYVPVYEAYDEHDERILAGARSEEAKLELIDMIREGDPKSFAHIASRALSFGDDGKLYGIDALGVLKADVDNLGAIFSCGFRGKRFTMSRMATLSRVLNNFFALYLPYALRNEEKGAFCDVYTVFAGGDDLFLIGPWNKIRDLAIFIVGKFRTYVCENRMVYISAGITLHKPSTPMDVIAEETEEALGMAKASGRNRVTMFGHSVSWDAFSCLVDEVRENLKKWLSEDVLSRSAFHRILKLVEMAEIEECAISRGKGVCITDIECVKWRAFLGYQVARNAAKKIRDKKDAQRVQTQIAGQLAKWINDYRGAMIIPFWSVLYDTRKKRDF; this comes from the coding sequence ATGGAAGTTGGGATAAGTTCAACCATAGCACTTGCTGCCTTGCTGCACGATGTAGGAAAATTTGCTCAGTATGCTGTTTCCCTGCCCGAAGGCTATAGAGAGCGTAATGCTGATTTATATCAACCTTTTTGGAATAACCGTTACTACACTCATTCTCACGCTCTTTTTACAGCCTATTTCCTGGAATCAATGAAGAATTTTATTCCAGAAGGTTTTTGGAATCCAAATGCTTCGACGGTTAGAGGAGTTGCTCCCGATAGCCTGATTAACCTGGCAGCCATGCACCACAAACCGGAAACTCCAGCTCAATGGGTAATTGCCGAGGCAGATCGCTTGAGTAGCGGTTCTGATCGGGATGAGTTTACTGAAGGGAAGGCGATACCAGTATCAGATGCAATAAAAACGAAGCTTATTCCAGTATTTGAAATGCTTTTTTCAAGTGCGGATGCTTCCCGAGACGATTTTTCGTGGCGTTATCAGATTAAACCGATTGATGCCACAACTATTTTCCCTCAGAAGGACTCTTCGGAAGGAAGTGACGAGGATTATCGCAAACTTTATGCAGATTTTTCAAAGGCTTTTACGGAACTGGCGCATAAGAATAAACCTCTTCTCTGGCTTCAGCATCTTGACTCACTCTACCGCACTTTTACTTCTCATGTCCCGGCAGCCCGTGTAGGCAATGTCGTTCACGATGTTTCTCTGTATGATCACAGCCGAACAACGGCAGCTCTGGCTGTAGCTCTTTACAGATATCACGAAGAAACAGATACACTTAGAGAAGACGCTGTAAAGGACAGAAATCCCCGGAAATTTCTTATTGTTTCGGGTGACTTTTACGGCATTCAGTCGTTTATATTTTCGGTCGGAGGAGAACAACGAGGACGTCGGTCTAAGCTTCTCAGGGGTAGATCTTTTTCAGTTTCTTTGCTCACAGAGCTAGCTGCTCATGAAATTGCAAAATCTTTGAAATTGTCTCCTCTGTCTGTTGTTATGTCTGCAGGAGGTAAATTTCATCTTATAGCTCATAACACTGCAGAAAGCCGCAAGAAGATCGAAAAGGTTGCTCAAAAGCTTAACGATTGGCTTCTGGATGTGACATTTGGAGAGAGTGCTCTGGGCATCACTTATACCGGGTTTTCTCCCGCTGACCTTCTCAATGGTAGGTTTGAATCTTTCTGGAAAAGACACATTGAAGCGATGGAAGAAAAGAAATTCCGCCGTTTTGATTTATCTAAACATGGCGGCGTCTTTAAGGATTTTCTCGATCGATTCCGTAACGACCTTTATCGTCCTCTATGCCCCTTCTGTGGAAAGCGTCCCTCCGAAGAAAAGGTTGAAAACGACCGAGCTATAGCTCGTCCCAATGAACGTGCATCAGCTTGTGGAATTTGCCGTGACCATATATTCGTAGGAACGAAGATAGTTAAGAAACACAGAGTAGCGGTCATTGATTCGCAACAGGGGGATTTAGTTGCCCCACTTTTCGGAAAATATCAGCTTAAGTTTGTAGATCCAGGCAGCACCAGTATAGATCTCAAGGGCTTAAATGTTGAGAAATTTTGGGATGTGAACATTTACGATAATGGCACTGTTCCAACCGATGTAACCTTTATGCCCGTAAATGGTTATGTTCCGGTTTATGAAGCCTATGATGAACATGATGAAAGAATTCTCGCAGGAGCAAGATCTGAGGAAGCCAAACTGGAACTAATTGACATGATTCGAGAAGGAGATCCCAAGAGTTTTGCTCATATTGCCAGCAGAGCTCTTTCTTTTGGGGACGATGGGAAACTCTACGGCATTGACGCTCTGGGCGTTCTTAAAGCCGATGTGGACAATCTGGGAGCAATTTTTTCCTGCGGTTTTCGGGGAAAACGCTTTACTATGTCTCGTATGGCAACTTTGAGCCGAGTTTTGAATAACTTTTTTGCTCTTTATCTTCCATACGCATTACGCAACGAAGAAAAAGGAGCCTTTTGTGATGTTTACACTGTCTTTGCCGGAGGAGATGATCTTTTCCTTATTGGTCCGTGGAATAAAATCAGGGATCTGGCAATCTTCATTGTTGGCAAGTTCAGAACTTACGTTTGTGAAAACCGGATGGTGTATATCTCCGCAGGCATCACCCTGCATAAGCCATCTACGCCTATGGATGTTATTGCTGAAGAAACTGAAGAAGCTCTCGGTATGGCAAAAGCGAGCGGGAGAAATAGAGTAACTATGTTTGGTCATTCGGTTTCCTGGGATGCGTTTTCCTGCTTAGTTGATGAAGTTCGCGAAAATTTAAAAAAGTGGCTTTCAGAAGATGTGCTGTCCCGTTCAGCGTTCCACAGGATTTTGAAACTCGTGGAGATGGCGGAGATAGAAGAATGTGCGATCAGTAGAGGCAAGGGCGTTTGTATTACGGACATTGAGTGTGTTAAGTGGCGAGCTTTCCTCGGGTATCAGGTGGCAAGAAATGCCGCAAAGAAGATACGGGATAAGAAAGATGCTCAGAGAGTGCAGACACAGATAGCCGGTCAACTGGCTAAATGGATAAATGATTACCGCGGCGCAATGATTATACCGTTCTGGAGTGTCCTATACGACACCAGAAAAAAGCGAGATTTTTAA